Below is a genomic region from Astatotilapia calliptera chromosome 2, fAstCal1.2, whole genome shotgun sequence.
GtgtgtgcagatgcttgcaaagagctgaagttaaCAGCAGAATGCAGTTGTTACCATCCTCAAGCCAATTTGCACTTTACCATCACACTCatgtccttttgtgcaataaaggTCAAATTTATGTACATATGCATACGACTCAAACGTTGTAGATAAGATGTGAGCAGTGTCTCGGTAGCTTCTTGTCTGTAAGACTTATGTAACtggtacattttttttgtaataataataatgatggattgcatttatatagcgcttttcggggccctcaaagcgctttacaattccactattcattcactctcgcattcacacactggtggaggcagctacagttgtagccacagctgccctggggcagactgacagaggcgaggctgccatagcGGCCCCTCTGgcctttttaaattattattgttgttgtttttattaatctTGCGTTAATgacaagcaaataaataataatcaccTTACAGGGATTGAGGGACTATATCGCCCTTAGTTCAGTCAGCATTTACCAAGCTGGCTGCAGTGGTGGAGAAGTATTCAGTATTTTACTAAATAACAGCAATACCACAGTGTAGAAATAGTAGAGAGTAAATGTCAAGCACTGAACATTCCAGTGTGTATTATTAGCTGCATTTTCCAACAGTTTTGAAATTAAAAGCCTCATGAATTCATAAAATGTCAGTAATGTTGCAGTATATAATTGGATAATGATTACCTCTGCATTAGTGCTGAAGTGTCACTGATTGCTTTGGTTAGTCCAGTTAAAGCTCATATTTTTGCATCATATTTACACTGCTTGAGAGGGCGGTTTATACCACAGCGTCATATCTTGTGAGCTCATCATTAATTTTGTATGACGAATGTGCTCAATATAAAGTATGAAATGCCGTGAAATGGGAACACTTCCACGATCATGTGTAATTAGCTTCTGGACACTAACGGGATTTAATTACTTTTGGCAACATCATAATGCACTTATGTGCAATATGGTGTAGCACACTGATTGCAGCTCAGAAAACAGATCTGATAAGCCAGCGAACAGAAGCATGACACAGCTCGGTTTTCGTTTAATCACCTCAGTGTGAACAAAAGCCATTCTTCTTTCCTGGAAGAAACTTTGCTTAAATACTCGTGTTTTCTGGAGTGAAATCCACCAAATATGGTCTCTGTGTTATCAGTGCAGCAGATTTTATCAGCAAATGTCAGAAAATGTTAGTCCTGGTATCTACATAATTGTGGCTCCACAAATTTGAAAGATAAAATCATCAGTTTTGTGCATTTCGTGGGGATGTTTATGTAGAATTTGACTCGTAAAGCTATTTTAAATATATGCCATAAGTGACCTTGTGCACTCTGTCTGTGCCTTGCCTAACCAGACAATAAGCTAGAAAATGGAAGTGGCAAAAATCTTCAGTCCAATATCTGTAAATGCAAACAGCCTGCACTGAAGGTCTGGTGATTTAACAAGGAGGGGAGATCAGAGTACCGTCAGACAGGAGTTTATTCCACCATCTAAATTTTGGGTTTATTTGTGCCACATTCAGCCCATTAACAATATAACTCTGAGGCATTCACGTCAAACCAAATGACGCTTATTTACCTCATTGACTCTGGTTATTGAATATCCGACCATTTCACTAAAGTAATAATCACAGTgcgtaataaaaaaataagtaataGGAGCAGCATTGCTTCATTGCACCACCTCCCTGTAGTGTAATCTTTACTACATTTTGAGGTTTTATGAGCTGAGAGAGAATGCTAGAAACCTTCATATAGCACTTTTAAATctctcaaataaaaataaaacacacacacttgtcaAAAACCACCTGAAACACATTCGGACCACATAACTGATCCAGCCCCGTGTGGTACTGCTGCCGTGGAGCGCAAGCGTGCAGCTTTATTCGTGGTAGAGAAATCATCTTTTAGTTTGAAAGTCTTTTTTCTCTGTGCTAACTTTCTGTTTATGCACACTCACGGCAGGTGACTTTCAAAGAACCAACACCATTAGCTttgtttggatcttcttctgttttcccCTTTTCTGGCCAACACTCTGTGAAACTTTGAGGGCACCAGCTCCTTGGAGACTTCTTTTGTTCTTCACTCGGCTGTTCAGATAATCTTAGGTCATATCCACATATTTTACAGGCAGAAAACCTAAGAGAGATGACAAGAGCAGGATGTTTTTCCCCCTCCTAGCCTCTATTCAGCTCTGGCACGCAAAGCCCAACCTAAGCAGAATGAGTAAGTGGAGAGCATCATGACACAGTTTTGAAAAAGATGAGAGGAGGATTATTACACTGAGCCAGTGAAGTACTTCTTAAAGTTTGTTCATCACAGAGTGCTCGTCAAAGTGCCCCTAGAAAGACATTCAGCCGCGGATGCTCATTTGAGGGGATTTAATTTGAAGGAAAAGGAAGCATTTCGATTTAATTTTCCACAGAGACGCGTTGTCCAAAGGTGGGCATGTAATAATGACAGCCAGATCTGTCATTTGTCTTCTCTCTGTTCTTGCTGTTAAGTGAAATGAGTAATAGTGTGGTTGAAAAGCTTTTCAATCTCCAGGGAGGATCCATGCTGAGAAACAATGCAGTCATTTGTGTGGATGGAGAAAGTATATAATTTCAAGACCAATCACATGGAATCATATGGGAAGCAGCGCTGCACAGTTTGAACTCTTTAAATTGGTTAAAATGAGTAACTGCATTGGGGCTGTATCGCATCCGGACAGCTGGTCTGATCCCTTGAATTGAGAGATTTTGTGTCATTTACCTGCCTGTTACTTCAAAAATCAAGGAAAGTGAAGCGCATTCAGGCTCAGACTGCATGAGACGTGCCTGCTTCCTCCTGAACCTGACATGCTCATTATCAGCATTACCATAATCTATTGTGTCACTCACAAAAGCTTTGCTATAAAAGGAAATTCCACAGATTTTACATATCAAGCTCAGGCAGCTCATGCGGTCTCAGCAGCCAGCTGAGAAAAACTATCCagaggctaaaaaaaaaatacccctGATGATGTCATAATGATGTCACCAGAGTTATGTCAGACTGGGTGGTCAGGTAGCCTGATGGGGTGGAGTAACTTTTGATGAAGGTAGAACAAATCCAAGTTTGCAGCTGCTTTATGGATCCTGTGTGTTTGAAGCTCTTGATTGTTAGACTTTActcgttttttaaaataatgtctttctttctctttagtcACCCTGCTCTTTGGAGTGCAACACTAATGCATTACTTAAGTGTGGCTAAACATAAGGTAAGAATTGGCCAGGAAAGTCTGAAATCTGGCCCATTGTAAGCCTTTGGTTTAGGAGGGCATAGATTttagacttttaactgtattttcataagttttATCCTACTGAGAAAGACATTCATACAAAGTAATTAAGGAACAAATAAACTGTAACAGTTAAAACAcatatgttcatgtttttttgctttttactaGCAGCTACAGaaatgtgtgtgcttttttgtgGTAACAATTACgacataatttattttatcgtGCGTAAAAACTAAAATTGCACTTGGATGGGATTAAACGTGCAAAGGAGAGTTTCTCTGTCAAAGTATCCCCGCTTTGACGTGAAAAGATGTGACTCCTTTTAGAGCCTTTTCTCGGGTGTTTACCCAGCGGATTACATGAATTCTCGTGATTTTAGAAAATTACCGTTTGGATTGATGTGCATGACACTTTCATTAATTACGCTCCACCAGCTATCCTCGGAGTCTGGAGGAGGTCTGCCCGCAACCTTTAGGCTCGAAGTTTAGAGTGAACACACCAGCACAAAATCTAAACTGCCAGCAGCTCCATGACGTCAGGTGAGGTTAAATACAGTTTATTCACAGGTAAAAACGTTAACAGCAAACATTCAGAACACAAACTCTGCTTTTTGTTATATTAGCAAGCTGTTGCGTTTTATGGGCCTTGATCTGCCTGCACTGTCTGGCCCTGGATGATGTGTTTATCTACATCAGTCTGATTGATGATGTTGAACATAAGCATAGGCAGAGGTAAAAGAAAAGTGAGAAGGAATGAGGCGAAAACAAAATCCACTCCGCCGTCCTCCTGTGTAACTTACTGCTTTTTGTTGGGTtgttggaggaggaagaggaaggggttgttgtttttttaaagcgtAAAGTCATTGATTGTCACAGCAGAGGGAAGCGCTGCTCCAGAGCGGCTATGTGTTGCATGCCTCAGCGGGGAAAATGTCTTCGTATGCGGGTGGCAGTTCACTGGGGAGCGGGTAGGAGAAAGGGAAGCAATGATTGAGCTCCGGGTCCGTGGGCGAGTATCCCGGCAGTTCGATTGACGGGTGTCCCCCGCACTGCACTTCTGCACCTGTCTCGTCAAACACACCAAAAACACCCAGGTTGATGTAAGACACCGGCTGGAAATCCGCCGAGGAGCAGTCCCGCTCCTCGCTGAAGATGATCGCCCCGGCGCTCTGCCTCTGACACTGTCTGCTCCTAGAAAACTGCGCTGTTTTGTACCTTTTGATGATCACCAGGTTGATGAGCCCGAGGAGGCACTCCAACGTGCTGAGAACAGTGGAGATGACCAAACTCCGCTGGTAATCCCTCAGCTGCTCGCAGGCAGGGTTCAACACCACAGAGTGGAAGCAGTAATGGGAATATTTCCTCTCCACCAGAGAAGCCGTGTCCCCGTCCACCACCGCGCCAGAGAAGGCGGTGAGGACCCCCAACAAGAAGACCACAACACCGAGGAGAAAGAAATTCCTGCAGCCGGGCTTGTCCGTGCAACACACCAGCGCGGTTCCCAGCATGACCTGCCCGATTCCCACAAGTAGCCCGGAGTAGAAAGCCCCGGCTGTGGAGCCGAGGTGGAAATGCGCTTTCACCGTAGATCCCAACGAAACGCATCTTAATCCAACGACAACTTCGCTCAGGGCGCACACGAAGAGGAGGGTGCTGGAGAGGACGGTGCACAGCCCTTTCCCACTCAACTTCATTATATTCCACCTCTGCCGCTCTCGATCCCTCTCCCCCGCTCTTCATCCTCCTGCGTCCTCTCCTCCGTCTCCTCTGGAAGCACTCTCACATCGGGACATCATCTGCCGGTGACTCCTCCGGTTCAGAGCGGGCGATCCTCGCCGCTGCGGCGTCTCTCTCGCATGCCCGCCGCTTTACaggaatatataaataattaatgacAAGAACGCATTCCTCACTGCACTTATCGATAATCCATACAGCCAATGATCGCGTTACCCAAGATCAGCTATAGCCGCCCATCTCACTCCCAAGCAAAAgtttttttatgttgcttttcctttttcctcctgACGAGAGAGTGCAGTCCGCCAAGTCTCCGGCTTGAATGCCGTGTGCGGGGTTTTGTGGCAGAGAAGGAGGCGGCTGCTACAGCCGGAGATGCTCGAGCGTCCTGTTGACCAATGACCCGCAGGCCCCAAGAacactcctacaggggctataaGTGTGCCCGAGGTGCCACGTAGAGACTTTACAGTGACGTTGTGTTAAATGGAAAGGCGAGTGAGCGACTTTTGGTGGGTGATCAAAACAATCGTGAGCGCGACTGGTGTTCGGGAATAtgaaatgatttcttttttctttttttatacacgCACTTCAAACCCTCAGGCTCGTAGTCAGTTCACCTCTGCAGGAGTGACTGCGAGGTGAGGAAATTTAATTTAGGCGAGCGGTAACCTGTGTTCCTGTTACTAAACTGATTTTTGGCGGAAACAAAATAATCCTCTTATTCTTAATATGAGCTAAATAAAAAAACGAAAAGCCCACCAGGAGTGACTGCAAAAACAAGTCCTAGGACTAGGACTTGTTTTTGTCAGGCAGATCTTTCCGGAAATCACAAATCATCAAGCATCAATAAGACGAGAGGAGCTGAGCGAGGCTGTGTGCTGTCCGCGGTGCTGAAACATCCAAACCAGGAGGCCAGACGGCCGCTGATTGGAGTCCACAGCATCTCTCCTCACATTTCTAATGGAGCTTTAAAACTATAAACGTCTCGTATTTTAATGGTGGTTGAGAGAGGCTCCAGACTTCACCATAGACAACCTTTACAGGAGCGTTGCAGGGTGGATAACTGGTTAGAGGCAGCATTTCAGTCTTAAAACAAATGTAGAAAGACATACTGTATGAGTCATCCAAAGTCCATGCTGCAATGCCCAACAGAAGCTACAGCCCAcagtgtaaaagtaaatgtttgaGTGTGAAGTCTAATAGAGTACATAGTCATTATAAATAGAGCAGGCAGCTGAAAGAGACATTCTTCTAATTCATATGTTGAAAATATGTTAAGACAATCTTTACgagatttatttgtgtgtgtgtgtgtgtgtgtgtgtgtgtgtgtgtgtgtgtgtgtgtgtgtgtgtgtgtgtgtgtgtgtgtgtgtgtgtgtaatcatGTAACCAGATTTCATGATAACGAATCCAAATATATGCTGAGTCATTTTTATTACCTAAAacccaaaaacatttttggcaCTAAAGCGTGGAGATATGACACCACTGCGGTCACTAAGATTTATCATCTTTGTCATCCATGAGCAAAGtaaatatcacaataaaatTTCATGCCAATGGCATTTGAGGCTGGAGTTTCGGGAGCAAAGTGCCCGAGTGACATTCATTTAGTGAAAACAAATTGGTGTCATTGAATCGGAGCTGGCTAataatgaaatgtaaaaaaaaaaaattcgtGAAAAAGTTCAAGGATATGCAAAATGATTCAACTGTGTGACCTGCTGTAAAACATTGCCGGTTCTTGGAGCTGAGTTGTTTCCACTTCATTTTATCTGGCTGTAAAAACTCAGCGGACGAGCGCGAGTTCTTGACTTAATTAACCAAATGTTTGACGAGTGCAGGTGGGAGAATTCCACCAGGGAAAGCCGTCGCCCAACCATTCATCACAATGAGCCACCTCATTGACTGTACCAGCACAGCTGCCAGCAAGTGTGAGTGTCACTCTAATTAGGTCATTACTACTTTGCATAGGTTTGCAGATAAGAAAAGATGCTGTGAATGATGAGCTGATaagctgctgattggctgattgaTTGGCAGGCTTGCTTGCTGGCAGTGTGTTTCAGTGATGTTGACACCATCAGCAGCAACAACCTGACTGACTGGCCCAGTCACCACAGGCGTAGATACAAAACTGAAGCAATAAAGGGGCAAAAACTGGAGaatcaaaacacagaaaacgaAGCGTCTGAGGCTCAAAGTTTCCTGGGGAGCATATAACCCACTGCTTAACGAGTCTCTCTGTCACTTCTTATCCAGTCCATACATGAGCAATAAAACCCACAGCTCTGAGTCCTTCCTGCTGTTAAAGCATTGTATTTGAGCCATGCTTTGTGTGGCAGCAGATTCAAAcccatttttcacatttgttgTTCCATAATGTGGGCGTTGCAAAGCCTTTTGTAACTGTGATTAAgagctatacaaataaacttggaCCAGGGCATCACAGAAAATGGCTTCACTTCACTCACAGTGTGAGCAGCCACAGGTAAGGAGCATGCACTTTAATGTGAAGGAAAACTACTGGATTCAATTGCCCGATAAAAGTGATGAGGCAGAGGTTGTTAATAGCATATGTCTTTCATCAGGGCACAAGGTGAGCCCTGCTCACCTCCATAACACAGACCATTTCCCTCATGGTCACAGACCTGGAAGACACTGTTACTGAAGGGGAAAGTGGCTCTAACCTTAATGGGTAAGATCACCTCTCACCTACATGGCAGAAAGACCTGAAATTGGCTTCATTTTAATGTACAGGGCTGTCTGAATGTGATTACTATATGGTTTATAGGGGAAAATGCCACACAAAGAACTGCAGATAGATCCCCAGcattataacaataataataataaatcagccTTCTCCTCCAAGAGCAGATTTTCAACTTAAATCACTACAAGtcgttctgtgtgtgtgcgtgtgtgtgagcattTAGGCTCGATTGCTTCAGCTGTGCCAAGAGTCAGCTGTGAAGGGAGTGCTTCGGCATCTAAGATGCAGTTTTACAGCAGCAGTTACAACAGCCGCGACAGGTCGGCCTGTAAAATCCTGTGTTAGCCTATAAATATTAATGAATCTAAAGCAGCCGCTGCTGTTGATGGCTGGAGCTGGGAGGGACTCAAACAATGTTTCTTCTAAAGAGGAACTGACtctgaaaaataaattcaatacCAAGGGTGAAAACCTGTCAGACCTAGATCAGACAGGGGACAGGGTTTGTCAAATGGGCGGGAGCATTAGGAACAGAGAAGTGAGGCAGTCAGCTGGTGAGATTATCACAGTATTCATATCAACAGTGTATCAAATGACCGCGTGGAGGATATCACTTGCTTTTTTTTCGAGTAATTTTCATTTGCCAGCGTGAAGCTTCTTCTCTTATTGACTTTCtttagagctgctgctgcttcatgtTGCCAGCAGAAAACCTCAGATAAACCCACTGTGGGCTTCCAGTACCCACCCgaaacagactgaaaacaaaagcagcaaatgtTACCTGATGAACAGAGCGAGAACCCAGTGTAGACAAACAGATCTGTGTGCAGACACTGGGCTCGACTCCAAATAATGATATCCCTTACAACAAGACCAAGAAAAGAGTTCCAGCGATAAAGCTGAATACTCCTTAAATCAAATAATGTTTAGTCTATCACTAAGGGAATATATGagattgttgtgtgtgtgtgtgtgtgtgtgtgtgtgtgtgtgtgtgtgtgtgtgtgtgtgtgtgtgtgtgtgtgggcgcgTGAGGAAAATAGAaagcatttaatttaaaatgagcttggttttgtgtttgttggcaTCACTGGAGGTCAGTTTCGAGGGGTTtgggtgtttgtgtatgtgtgtttgtgtttgtgcgggGCTTTACTGTGTAAAATACAAGGTGCAGAGGTTGGATGATTGTGCATAAAGCCTGAGGAGCAGCAAAGAAATGCCATTTAGCTTTTGTAGATGCCAAAACATACGAGCAGGAGCGGCTGAAGATGAGGTCCAAATGATTCCATCAAAGTGGAAGTTTGAACTTATTTATCCCTTTCCTTCTGTTTCCTGCTTGATTTTTATGAACTTCATATCAGGATTAGAGGCTCCACAGGATAGTATCTAACAAGCATAATATCGCTGGTTTGATCATAGGTAGGGGACAGGTAGGGCATCtagtgtaataaaaaaaaaccctgccatATCAAATATATGGAGCTAGCTGCTGTAGTGCAGTTTCGAGGTTGAGCTACTGCCCCCTTGTGGCCAGAAATGACAACAAAGCAGCTTTAAGTGAGATTTGTGGGCACTTTTGGCACTTTATGGAAAATAACATCTCACTGAAATAATGAGTCTCTAAGGTACTTCCTGACTTATTGACCTTGGTTAAGAGTACCA
It encodes:
- the tmem271 gene encoding transmembrane protein 271; its protein translation is MKLSGKGLCTVLSSTLLFVCALSEVVVGLRCVSLGSTVKAHFHLGSTAGAFYSGLLVGIGQVMLGTALVCCTDKPGCRNFFLLGVVVFLLGVLTAFSGAVVDGDTASLVERKYSHYCFHSVVLNPACEQLRDYQRSLVISTVLSTLECLLGLINLVIIKRYKTAQFSRSRQCQRQSAGAIIFSEERDCSSADFQPVSYINLGVFGVFDETGAEVQCGGHPSIELPGYSPTDPELNHCFPFSYPLPSELPPAYEDIFPAEACNT